The proteins below come from a single Carnobacterium divergens DSM 20623 genomic window:
- a CDS encoding LPXTG cell wall anchor domain-containing protein, whose product MKKQYLGSLVLFSGLLIGLNIPNQVDAEGESGSNSSSYPLLYEGIGGSGLDTFGEWFLTANDGYYMSFSNAMFIVDQGNSLQVDYKGDNTGPMSYAIYDEHFSVPAIYTGDYTNNTVIDLSTYSDGIYYVEVSIEKFIGAPVRPNTTLVQVNKESIDINLTINGIHGKYNPISVDHSSAKEGAVIEWVIKGENGFILEGTGDVTPEQMQTLGDGKYTIETTVTGKTMHGNPLTNKTNDNFELRHPESTTLVDRPINPESLTGTKKIENSELTWTIYDKNNQPIATGSGNEVPFAEINALADGEYTVKFTEMSPEAISDTSSGEFKIRRPESTTTVDKPINPESLTGTQKLPDSSLGWVIYDKDGKPIASGIGSEVSSSEMKELENGDYKIEFTETSTDGDTHSSSDTFEIRRPETTTIVDKPVNPASVTGTQKLPESSLEWVIYDSDGKTVASGVGNEVPLSEIEGLKDGDYKVKFTETSPEGLTHSSSDEFKLRHPETTTTVDKTVNPESITGTQKHPESSLGWVIYDKEGKPVASGTGGKVPQSEMDALADGDYTVAFTETTPEGLTDTSKGKFSINKKAEPKPEDPTQPVAPINPKKPADQGTPIANQKPNVLPEATTSKTETLPQTGETKSKSSFWLAISSFIGMIGLVGVKKRS is encoded by the coding sequence ATGAAAAAGCAATATTTAGGGAGTTTAGTTTTATTTAGTGGACTGCTGATAGGGTTAAATATTCCTAATCAAGTAGATGCTGAAGGAGAATCTGGTTCAAATTCAAGTTCATATCCATTACTATATGAAGGTATAGGTGGTAGTGGACTTGATACTTTTGGAGAATGGTTTTTGACAGCTAATGATGGATATTACATGTCATTTAGTAACGCGATGTTTATAGTAGATCAAGGAAACTCTCTTCAAGTTGATTATAAGGGAGATAATACTGGACCAATGAGTTACGCGATTTATGATGAGCATTTTTCGGTACCAGCTATTTATACAGGAGATTACACAAATAATACAGTAATTGACTTATCTACTTATTCAGATGGTATTTACTATGTTGAGGTATCTATAGAAAAATTTATAGGTGCTCCGGTTAGACCAAATACAACTCTTGTTCAAGTCAACAAAGAATCTATCGACATTAATTTAACCATTAATGGAATTCATGGAAAGTACAACCCAATCTCAGTTGATCATTCCTCAGCGAAAGAAGGAGCAGTTATTGAGTGGGTGATTAAAGGTGAGAATGGCTTCATTTTAGAAGGAACGGGTGATGTAACGCCTGAACAGATGCAAACTTTAGGGGATGGCAAGTATACGATTGAAACAACGGTTACAGGTAAAACCATGCATGGCAATCCTTTAACAAATAAAACCAATGACAATTTTGAGCTTCGTCATCCAGAATCAACGACGCTTGTGGATCGACCAATTAATCCAGAATCATTAACTGGGACAAAAAAAATAGAGAATTCAGAGTTAACATGGACTATCTACGACAAAAATAATCAGCCGATAGCAACAGGTTCAGGTAATGAAGTACCATTTGCCGAAATTAATGCTTTAGCAGATGGGGAGTATACAGTTAAATTCACTGAAATGAGCCCAGAAGCAATATCAGATACCTCTTCTGGTGAATTTAAAATTCGTCGTCCAGAATCAACTACAACAGTCGATAAGCCAATTAATCCAGAATCACTAACTGGTACTCAAAAATTACCAGACTCAAGCTTAGGTTGGGTCATTTATGATAAGGACGGGAAACCGATAGCGTCTGGAATAGGAAGCGAAGTCTCGTCATCAGAAATGAAAGAGTTAGAAAATGGCGATTATAAAATTGAGTTTACCGAAACAAGTACAGATGGTGATACTCATAGTTCATCTGATACATTTGAAATTCGTCGACCAGAAACAACAACAATAGTTGATAAACCAGTAAATCCAGCATCCGTAACGGGTACACAAAAATTACCGGAATCAAGTCTTGAGTGGGTCATTTATGATAGTGACGGTAAGACAGTAGCATCTGGAGTGGGGAATGAAGTCCCTTTATCCGAAATTGAAGGTTTAAAAGATGGTGACTATAAAGTTAAATTTACTGAAACAAGCCCAGAAGGCTTAACGCATTCTTCATCAGACGAATTTAAATTGCGTCATCCAGAAACAACAACGACTGTTGATAAAACAGTCAACCCAGAATCCATAACAGGAACACAAAAACATCCTGAATCAAGCTTAGGCTGGGTGATTTATGATAAAGAAGGCAAACCAGTAGCTTCAGGAACAGGTGGGAAAGTTCCGCAATCAGAAATGGATGCCTTAGCCGATGGTGACTATACGGTTGCGTTTACAGAGACTACTCCAGAAGGCTTAACGGATACTTCCAAAGGTAAATTTTCAATAAATAAAAAAGCAGAGCCTAAACCAGAAGATCCAACGCAACCAGTGGCACCGATTAATCCAAAAAAACCAGCGGATCAAGGAACGCCGATAGCAAATCAAAAACCAAATGTTCTTCCAGAGGCAACAACTTCTAAAACAGAAACGCTCCCTCAAACAGGAGAAACTAAGAGCAAGTCTAGTTTTTGGTTGGCAATTAGTTCATTCATTGGGATGATTGGACTAGTAGGAGTTAAAAAGCGTTCATAA
- the eno gene encoding phosphopyruvate hydratase has protein sequence MPFITDILAREVLDSRGNPTIEVEVYTESGAFGRGMVPSGASTGEHEAVELRDGDKSRYLGKGVLKAVENVNTVISEAILGFDVRDQMAIDKTMIELDGTPNKGKLGANAILGVSIAVARAAADYLDVPLYQYLGGFNTKVLPTPMMNIINGGSHADNKVDFQEFMIMPVGAPSFKEAIRMGAEVFHSLAAVLKSKGLNTAVGDEGGFAPDLSSNEEAIVVIIEAIEKAGYKAGSDVKIAMDVASSEFYDKETGLYDLASEGRKLDAEGMVKLYEDLVSKYPIISIEDGLDENDWEGFKHLTEVLGEKVQLVGDDLFVTNTEKLARGIENGIANSILIKVNQIGTLTETFDAIEMAKRAGYTAVVSHRSGETEDATIADIAVATNAGQIKTGSMSRTDRIAKYNQLLRIEDQLGDLAVYQGLDSFYNLKNK, from the coding sequence ATGCCATTTATTACAGATATTTTAGCTCGTGAAGTCTTAGACTCACGCGGAAACCCAACAATCGAAGTTGAAGTTTACACAGAAAGCGGTGCTTTTGGACGCGGTATGGTTCCATCTGGTGCTTCTACTGGTGAACACGAAGCGGTTGAATTACGTGACGGAGACAAATCTCGTTACCTAGGCAAAGGTGTTCTTAAAGCAGTTGAAAATGTAAACACAGTTATCTCTGAAGCAATCTTAGGCTTTGACGTTCGCGACCAAATGGCGATTGACAAAACTATGATCGAATTAGATGGTACTCCTAACAAAGGTAAATTAGGCGCAAACGCTATTCTTGGTGTTTCAATCGCTGTAGCTCGTGCTGCTGCTGATTACCTAGATGTTCCTTTATATCAATATTTAGGCGGATTCAATACTAAAGTATTGCCAACTCCAATGATGAACATCATCAACGGTGGATCACATGCTGACAACAAAGTGGATTTCCAAGAATTCATGATTATGCCAGTTGGAGCTCCATCATTTAAAGAAGCTATCCGTATGGGTGCAGAAGTATTCCACAGCTTAGCAGCAGTATTAAAATCAAAAGGTTTAAACACAGCTGTAGGTGACGAAGGTGGTTTCGCTCCTGATTTATCATCAAACGAAGAAGCAATCGTTGTTATCATCGAAGCTATCGAAAAAGCTGGCTACAAAGCTGGTTCTGACGTTAAAATCGCAATGGACGTTGCATCATCAGAATTCTACGACAAAGAAACTGGTCTTTATGACTTAGCTTCTGAAGGACGTAAATTAGATGCTGAAGGTATGGTTAAACTTTATGAAGATTTAGTTTCTAAATACCCAATCATCTCAATCGAAGATGGACTTGACGAAAACGACTGGGAAGGTTTCAAACACTTAACAGAAGTCTTAGGCGAAAAAGTTCAATTAGTTGGTGACGATTTATTCGTTACAAACACTGAAAAACTTGCTCGTGGTATCGAAAACGGTATTGCAAACTCAATCTTAATCAAAGTTAACCAAATTGGTACATTAACAGAAACATTTGATGCTATCGAAATGGCTAAACGTGCTGGTTATACAGCAGTAGTTTCTCACCGTTCTGGTGAAACTGAAGATGCAACAATTGCGGATATCGCTGTTGCAACAAATGCTGGACAAATCAAAACTGGTTCAATGAGCCGTACAGACCGTATTGCTAAATACAACCAATTATTAAGAATTGAAGACCAATTAGGCGACTTAGCTGTTTATCAAGGTTTAGATTCTTTCTACAACTTAAAAAATAAATAA
- the gpmI gene encoding 2,3-bisphosphoglycerate-independent phosphoglycerate mutase, producing the protein MSKSPVAIIILDGFGLRNETVGNAVALANKPNFDRYWETYPHGQLKAAGLDVGLPEGQMGNSEVGHTNIGAGRIVYQSLTRIDKAIVDGEFQENKAINSAFDHTKENNSSLHLFGLLSDGGVHSHINHLISLIKTAKEKGVKNVYVHAFLDGRDVAPDSAKGYIQTLQHAMNDLNYGEIATVSGRFYAMDRDKRWERVEQAYNAIAHGTGKMFDSAEAVIEDSYAAGKMDEFVVPAIIGNDGQPVGKIEDNDAVVFFNFRPDRAIQLSNAFTDQEWTFFERGARAENVKFVTMTLYNPSIVADVAFPPIEMKNVIGEVLSNEGLSQLRIAETEKYPHVTFFMNGGRNEEFPGENRILINSPKVETYDLQPEMSAYEVTDALVADIEADKHDAIILNFANPDMVGHSGMVEPTIKAIEAVDENLGRVVDAITAKGGYAIIFADHGNSETMTTPEGKPHTAHTTVPVPVIVTKKGVTLREGGRLADVAPTMLDLLGVKKPAEMTGESLIQK; encoded by the coding sequence ATGAGTAAATCACCTGTTGCAATCATTATCCTTGATGGATTTGGGTTGCGTAACGAAACTGTGGGAAATGCCGTTGCTTTAGCGAACAAACCAAACTTTGATCGTTACTGGGAAACTTATCCGCATGGTCAACTTAAGGCTGCTGGTCTTGATGTTGGATTACCAGAAGGACAAATGGGAAACTCAGAAGTTGGTCATACCAATATTGGTGCTGGACGTATCGTTTATCAAAGTTTAACTCGTATTGATAAAGCAATTGTTGACGGTGAATTTCAAGAAAATAAAGCGATTAACAGTGCATTTGATCATACAAAAGAAAATAACTCTAGCTTACACTTATTTGGTCTTTTATCTGATGGTGGGGTTCATAGCCACATCAATCATTTAATTTCATTGATCAAAACAGCTAAAGAAAAAGGTGTTAAAAATGTTTACGTTCATGCTTTCTTAGATGGTCGTGACGTCGCACCAGATTCAGCGAAAGGTTATATTCAAACACTACAACATGCAATGAATGACTTGAACTATGGCGAAATCGCTACAGTATCTGGCCGTTTCTATGCAATGGATCGTGACAAACGTTGGGAACGTGTGGAGCAAGCGTATAACGCAATTGCACACGGAACTGGTAAAATGTTCGATTCAGCAGAAGCAGTCATTGAAGACTCTTATGCAGCAGGCAAAATGGATGAATTCGTTGTTCCAGCAATTATTGGAAATGACGGACAACCGGTTGGGAAAATTGAAGACAACGATGCTGTTGTATTCTTTAACTTCCGTCCAGACCGTGCCATTCAATTGTCAAATGCGTTTACAGATCAAGAATGGACATTCTTTGAACGTGGCGCTCGTGCGGAAAACGTTAAATTTGTAACGATGACTTTATACAATCCAAGTATTGTTGCAGACGTAGCATTTCCTCCAATCGAAATGAAAAATGTGATTGGTGAAGTCCTTTCAAACGAAGGTCTTTCTCAATTACGTATCGCTGAAACTGAAAAATATCCACATGTAACGTTCTTTATGAACGGTGGACGTAATGAAGAGTTTCCAGGAGAAAATCGTATTTTAATCAACTCACCTAAAGTTGAAACCTACGATTTACAACCTGAAATGAGTGCTTACGAAGTAACCGATGCTTTAGTAGCTGATATTGAAGCAGATAAGCATGATGCGATTATTTTAAACTTTGCTAACCCAGACATGGTAGGACATTCTGGTATGGTAGAGCCAACGATTAAAGCGATTGAAGCCGTTGATGAAAACTTAGGACGCGTAGTGGATGCAATTACTGCTAAAGGCGGTTATGCAATCATCTTTGCCGATCATGGAAACTCAGAAACAATGACAACGCCAGAAGGCAAACCGCATACAGCTCACACAACTGTACCGGTTCCTGTAATCGTTACTAAAAAAGGTGTTACATTACGTGAAGGCGGCCGCTTAGCAGACGTAGCACCAACAATGTTAGACTTATTAGGCGTTAAAAAACCAGCAGAAATGACTGGCGAAAGCTTAATTCAAAAATAA
- the tpiA gene encoding triose-phosphate isomerase, with protein MRKPIIAGNWKMNKTASEALAFAEAVKTKIPANSAVDSVIGSPTLFLQELVTAAKGTDLKISAQNCYFEESGAFTGETSPAALNDLGVDYVIIGHSERREYFHETDEDINKKAHAIFKNGMTPIICCGETLEQREAGETNAWVAGQIEGALKGLSAEQVSVSVLAYEPIWAIGTGKSSTSTDANDTCAVVRQTVEKLYSKEVAEAVRIQYGGSVKPENIAEYMAQSDIDGALVGGASLEAESFLALLEAVK; from the coding sequence ATGCGTAAACCAATTATCGCTGGTAACTGGAAAATGAACAAAACAGCATCAGAAGCTTTAGCTTTTGCAGAAGCTGTTAAAACTAAAATCCCTGCAAATTCAGCTGTTGATTCAGTAATCGGATCACCAACATTGTTTTTACAAGAATTAGTAACTGCAGCAAAAGGAACAGATTTAAAAATTTCAGCACAAAACTGTTATTTTGAAGAATCAGGCGCCTTTACTGGTGAAACAAGTCCAGCTGCATTAAATGATTTAGGTGTTGACTATGTAATCATTGGTCACTCTGAACGTCGTGAGTATTTCCACGAAACAGATGAAGACATCAACAAAAAAGCTCATGCTATTTTCAAAAATGGTATGACACCAATTATTTGTTGTGGCGAAACGTTAGAACAACGTGAAGCTGGCGAAACAAATGCATGGGTTGCTGGACAAATTGAAGGAGCTTTAAAAGGCTTATCAGCTGAACAAGTTTCAGTTTCTGTACTTGCTTACGAACCAATCTGGGCAATCGGAACGGGTAAATCTTCAACTTCAACAGATGCTAACGATACATGTGCAGTTGTTCGTCAAACAGTTGAAAAATTATACTCAAAAGAAGTAGCTGAAGCTGTTCGTATTCAATACGGTGGTTCTGTTAAACCAGAAAACATTGCAGAATACATGGCACAGTCTGATATTGATGGTGCTTTAGTAGGAGGAGCCAGCTTAGAAGCAGAATCTTTCTTAGCATTATTGGAGGCCGTTAAATAA
- a CDS encoding phosphoglycerate kinase gives MAKKVVTDLDLKDKKVLVRADFNVPMKDGVITNDNRIVAALPTLEYILEKNGKVIVFSHLGKVKTEEDKADKTLRPVAERLSELLGKPVTFVPETRGAELEKAIADMKDGEVVMFENTRFEDIDGKKESKNDSELGKYWASLGDVFVNDAFGTAHRAHASNVGIASNLESAAGFLMEKEIKFIGGVVENPDRPLVAILGGAKVSDKIGVIENLLKVADKVLVGGGMTYTFYAAQGKEIGKSLVETDKIDLAKSLLESANGKLILPVDSVCATEFSNDIPTEIHEAIPANMMGLDVGPKTVELFTKELQGAKTVVWNGPMGVFEMSNFAKGTIGVCEAIAKLKDATTIIGGGDSAAAAMQLGFADDFTHISTGGGASLEYLEGKVLPGVDSISDK, from the coding sequence CCGTATCGTTGCTGCACTTCCAACACTTGAATACATTCTTGAAAAAAATGGTAAAGTCATTGTTTTCTCTCATTTAGGTAAAGTTAAAACAGAAGAAGACAAAGCAGACAAAACATTGCGTCCAGTTGCAGAACGTCTAAGCGAATTATTAGGCAAACCTGTAACATTCGTTCCTGAAACTCGTGGAGCTGAATTAGAAAAAGCTATTGCTGATATGAAAGATGGCGAAGTGGTTATGTTTGAAAACACTCGCTTTGAAGACATTGATGGCAAGAAAGAAAGTAAAAATGATTCAGAATTAGGTAAATATTGGGCTTCACTAGGCGACGTTTTTGTAAATGACGCATTTGGTACAGCTCACCGCGCTCATGCTTCTAACGTTGGAATTGCTTCTAACTTAGAATCAGCAGCTGGTTTCCTAATGGAAAAAGAAATCAAATTTATCGGTGGCGTTGTTGAAAACCCAGATCGTCCTTTAGTGGCAATTCTTGGTGGCGCAAAAGTTTCTGATAAAATTGGCGTTATCGAAAATCTATTAAAGGTTGCTGACAAAGTTCTTGTTGGTGGAGGAATGACTTATACATTCTACGCTGCTCAAGGAAAAGAAATTGGTAAATCATTAGTAGAAACAGATAAAATCGACTTAGCAAAATCATTATTAGAATCTGCTAACGGCAAATTGATTTTACCAGTTGACTCTGTATGTGCGACAGAATTCAGTAATGATATTCCAACTGAAATCCACGAAGCAATTCCTGCTAACATGATGGGACTTGACGTAGGACCAAAAACAGTTGAATTATTTACAAAAGAATTACAAGGCGCTAAAACAGTTGTATGGAACGGACCAATGGGCGTATTTGAAATGAGCAACTTTGCTAAAGGTACCATCGGCGTATGTGAAGCAATTGCAAAATTAAAAGACGCAACAACAATCATTGGTGGTGGAGATTCAGCAGCAGCAGCTATGCAATTAGGCTTTGCGGATGACTTTACACACATTTCAACAGGTGGCGGAGCTTCTCTAGAATACCTAGAAGGTAAAGTATTACCTGGCGTGGATTCTATTTCTGATAAATAA